Proteins found in one Bacillus subtilis subsp. subtilis str. 168 genomic segment:
- the pbpB gene encoding penicillin-binding protein 2B (Evidence 1a: Function from experimental evidences in the studied strain; PubMedId: 8636036, 10411726, 12682299, 14731276; Product type cp: cell process), whose product MIQMPKKNKFMNRGAAILSICFALFFFVILGRMAYIQITGKANGEVLATKATEQHEKKRTIEASRGSILDRKGKVIAEDTATYKLIAILDKKMTTDVKHPQHVVNKEKTAEALSKVINLDKADILDILNKDAKQVEFGSAGRDITYSQKQKIEKMKLPGISFLRDTKRYYPNGVFASNLIGYAEVDEETNEISGAMGLEKVLDKYLKERDGYVTYESDKSGWELPNSKNKITAPKNGDNVYLTIDQKIQTFLEDSMTKVAQKYNPKKIMAAVVDPKTGKVLAMGQRPSFDPNKRDVTNYYNDLISYAYEPGSTMKIFTLAAAMQENVFNANEKYKSGTFEVGGAPVKDHNNGVGWGPTTYHDGVLRSSNVAFAKLAKEKLGYDRLNQYLHKFNFYQKTGIDLPGEVSSKINFKYEFDKASTAYGQASAVTPIQQIQAATAIANDGKMMKPYVIDHIVDPDKDKTIYQNKPESAGTPISASTAKKVRDILGEVVTSKIGTGQAYKIEGFDVAGKTGTAQIAGKGGYLDGTDNYIFSFMGMAPKDDPELLIYVAVQQPQLKAGQSSSDPVSEIFNPTMKNSLHYLNIEPTEKSDSDKEETKAQTMPDLTDQTVAAAQKKAKEENLTPIVIGSDVAVKEQYPKADEEVLTNQKVFLKTGGKIKMPDMTGWSRREVLQYGELAGIHIEVSGQGYAVSQSVKKDKEIKDKTVIKVKFKNPD is encoded by the coding sequence ATGATTCAAATGCCAAAAAAGAATAAATTTATGAATAGAGGAGCAGCGATTCTAAGTATTTGTTTCGCTCTCTTTTTCTTTGTCATCCTGGGGAGAATGGCATATATTCAAATAACCGGAAAAGCGAACGGCGAAGTGCTTGCGACAAAAGCGACAGAGCAGCATGAAAAGAAACGGACCATCGAAGCGAGCCGCGGCTCGATTTTAGACCGAAAAGGAAAAGTCATTGCAGAGGACACAGCGACGTATAAACTGATTGCGATTCTCGATAAAAAAATGACCACTGATGTCAAGCATCCTCAGCATGTTGTAAACAAAGAAAAAACGGCGGAAGCATTGTCTAAAGTGATAAACTTGGACAAGGCCGACATCCTTGATATCTTAAATAAAGATGCAAAACAAGTCGAGTTTGGCTCAGCTGGCCGGGATATTACGTATTCACAAAAGCAAAAAATCGAAAAAATGAAACTCCCGGGCATTTCATTTTTACGGGATACAAAACGCTACTATCCAAACGGAGTATTTGCATCTAATCTAATCGGCTATGCCGAGGTTGATGAAGAAACAAATGAAATTTCCGGCGCGATGGGATTAGAAAAAGTGCTGGATAAGTATTTGAAGGAGCGGGACGGATATGTGACATATGAAAGCGACAAATCCGGCTGGGAGCTCCCGAACAGCAAAAATAAAATTACAGCGCCAAAAAATGGTGACAATGTATATTTAACCATTGACCAGAAAATTCAAACCTTTTTGGAAGACAGCATGACAAAAGTGGCGCAAAAGTATAATCCGAAAAAAATCATGGCCGCAGTCGTTGATCCGAAAACGGGCAAAGTCCTTGCCATGGGACAGCGCCCAAGCTTTGATCCGAACAAGCGCGATGTGACAAACTACTATAATGATTTGATTTCATATGCGTATGAACCCGGGTCCACGATGAAGATCTTTACACTCGCTGCTGCGATGCAGGAAAACGTGTTTAATGCGAACGAAAAATATAAATCAGGGACATTTGAAGTTGGCGGAGCACCTGTTAAGGATCACAATAACGGTGTAGGCTGGGGTCCGACAACATATCATGACGGCGTCCTAAGGTCGTCGAATGTCGCTTTTGCGAAACTGGCGAAAGAAAAGCTGGGATATGACCGCCTCAATCAATATTTGCACAAATTCAATTTTTACCAGAAAACAGGTATTGATTTGCCAGGAGAAGTCTCCAGCAAAATCAACTTTAAATATGAATTTGATAAGGCGTCAACTGCATATGGCCAAGCGTCTGCGGTCACACCAATTCAGCAGATTCAGGCCGCAACGGCAATTGCAAATGACGGTAAAATGATGAAACCTTATGTCATTGACCATATCGTTGACCCTGATAAAGATAAAACTATTTATCAAAATAAGCCGGAATCAGCCGGAACTCCAATTTCTGCAAGTACTGCGAAAAAGGTGCGGGATATATTAGGAGAAGTCGTTACATCGAAGATCGGAACAGGGCAAGCTTATAAAATCGAAGGTTTTGATGTTGCCGGGAAAACAGGTACTGCGCAAATAGCCGGTAAAGGCGGATATTTAGACGGCACAGATAACTATATCTTTTCGTTTATGGGTATGGCGCCAAAAGATGATCCTGAGCTTTTAATTTATGTTGCTGTACAGCAGCCGCAACTAAAAGCAGGACAAAGCAGTTCAGATCCAGTATCAGAAATCTTCAATCCAACAATGAAAAATAGCCTGCACTACCTAAACATCGAACCAACTGAAAAATCTGACTCAGATAAGGAAGAAACAAAAGCGCAGACAATGCCTGATTTAACAGATCAAACGGTAGCTGCTGCTCAAAAGAAAGCAAAAGAGGAGAATCTCACACCAATTGTCATCGGCAGTGATGTCGCTGTAAAAGAACAGTATCCGAAAGCGGATGAGGAAGTTCTCACCAATCAAAAGGTCTTCCTGAAAACGGGCGGCAAAATCAAAATGCCTGATATGACAGGCTGGTCGAGAAGAGAGGTTCTGCAGTACGGCGAGCTCGCGGGAATTCATATTGAAGTAAGCGGACAAGGCTACGCTGTCAGCCAAAGTGTTAAGAAAGACAAAGAAATCAAAGACAAAACCGTAATCAAGGTTAAGTTTAAAAATCCTGATTAA
- the ftsL gene encoding cell-division protein (Evidence 1a: Function from experimental evidences in the studied strain; PubMedId: 10792716, 10844672, 11994149, 16549676, 16936019, 17020588, 22720735; Product type cp: cell process) — protein sequence MSNLAYQPEKQQRHAISPEKKVIVKKRASITLGEKVLLVLFAAAVLSVSLLIVSKAYAAYQTNIEVQKLEEQISSENKQIGDLEKSVADLSKPQRIMDIAKKNGLNLKDKKVKNIQE from the coding sequence ATGAGCAATTTAGCTTACCAACCAGAGAAACAGCAGCGGCATGCGATCAGTCCTGAGAAAAAAGTGATTGTCAAGAAAAGGGCTTCCATTACTCTCGGAGAAAAAGTGCTTCTTGTCCTCTTTGCTGCGGCGGTGCTCAGCGTATCGCTTTTGATCGTATCGAAGGCGTATGCGGCATATCAAACCAATATTGAGGTGCAAAAGCTTGAGGAGCAAATTTCATCCGAAAATAAGCAAATTGGTGACCTCGAAAAAAGCGTTGCTGATTTAAGCAAACCGCAGCGCATTATGGACATTGCGAAAAAGAACGGCTTGAATTTAAAAGATAAAAAAGTGAAAAACATACAGGAATGA
- the spoVD gene encoding transpeptidase penicillin-binding protein (Evidence 1a: Function from experimental evidences in the studied strain; PubMedId: 8244929, 8289242, 9006059, 28383125; Product type cp: cell process), producing MRVSNVTVRKRLLFVLLFGVIVFLIIDTRLGYVQFVMGEKLTSLAKDSWSRNLPFEPERGEILDRNGVKLATNKSAPTVFVVPRQVQNPMKTSKQLAAVLNMSEEKVYKHVTKKASIEKITPEGRKISNEKAKEIKALDLKGVYVAEDSIRHYPFGSFLSHVLGFAGIDNQGLLGLEAYYDDDLKGEKGSVKFYTDAKGKKMPDEADDYTPPKDGLDMKLTVDSKVQTIMERELDNAEAKYHPDGMIAVAMNPKNGEILGMSSRPDFDPADYQSVDPSVYNRNLPVWSTYEPGSTFKIITLAAALEEQKVNLKRDQFYDKGHAEVDGARLRCWKRGGHGLQTYLEVVQNSCNPGFVELGERLGKEKLFKYIKDFGFGQKTGIDLQGEGTGILFPLERVGPVEQATTAFGQGVSVTPIQQVAAVSAAVNGGTLYTPYIAKEWIDPVTKKTVKKQSPIAKKQVISEETSKQIRYALESVVAEGTGRNAFVEGYRVGGKTGTAQKVKDGKYLENNHIVSFIGFAPADDPSLVVYVAVDNPKGTIQFGGTVAAPIVGNIMRDSLPELGVKPRKNQIEKKYQWNDTKTIEVPNVVGMSVSDLESLLVNLNVDASGKGSKIVKQSPAAGTKVKEGSKIRVYLTEEDEKEAAD from the coding sequence TTGCGCGTCTCGAATGTAACGGTTAGAAAACGTTTATTATTTGTTTTGCTTTTTGGCGTGATCGTGTTTCTGATCATTGATACAAGGCTGGGGTATGTTCAGTTTGTGATGGGCGAAAAACTGACTTCGCTAGCGAAAGATTCCTGGAGCCGGAACTTGCCGTTTGAGCCGGAGAGAGGCGAGATTCTGGATCGGAATGGTGTGAAGCTCGCAACAAATAAAAGTGCGCCGACCGTATTCGTCGTGCCGCGCCAAGTTCAGAATCCGATGAAAACGAGCAAGCAGCTTGCGGCGGTGCTCAATATGTCAGAAGAAAAAGTATATAAACATGTGACAAAAAAAGCGTCAATCGAAAAGATCACTCCTGAAGGGAGAAAAATTTCAAATGAGAAGGCGAAAGAAATCAAAGCGCTTGATTTAAAAGGTGTGTATGTTGCGGAGGACAGTATCCGTCATTACCCGTTCGGCAGCTTTTTATCTCATGTGCTTGGATTTGCAGGAATTGACAACCAAGGGCTCCTTGGACTTGAAGCCTATTACGACGATGATTTAAAAGGGGAAAAAGGTTCTGTTAAGTTTTATACAGATGCCAAGGGGAAGAAGATGCCTGATGAAGCGGATGACTATACGCCGCCTAAGGATGGGCTTGATATGAAGCTGACAGTTGATTCAAAGGTTCAGACGATAATGGAAAGAGAGCTTGATAACGCTGAGGCCAAATATCATCCGGACGGCATGATTGCCGTAGCCATGAATCCGAAAAACGGAGAAATTTTGGGGATGTCTAGCAGGCCTGACTTCGACCCTGCTGATTACCAATCTGTTGATCCGTCCGTCTACAATCGAAATCTGCCAGTATGGAGCACGTATGAACCGGGATCTACCTTTAAAATTATTACACTTGCAGCAGCCCTTGAAGAGCAAAAAGTAAATTTGAAACGGGATCAATTTTATGATAAAGGGCATGCTGAAGTGGACGGAGCGAGACTGCGGTGCTGGAAAAGAGGCGGGCACGGGCTGCAGACGTATCTGGAAGTTGTGCAGAACTCCTGCAACCCGGGGTTTGTTGAATTAGGCGAGCGCTTAGGAAAGGAAAAGCTTTTCAAATATATCAAAGACTTTGGTTTTGGACAAAAAACGGGGATTGATCTCCAAGGCGAGGGAACAGGCATCTTATTCCCGCTTGAGAGAGTGGGCCCGGTGGAGCAAGCAACTACGGCTTTCGGACAGGGAGTATCCGTCACGCCGATTCAGCAGGTTGCAGCAGTATCCGCCGCTGTAAACGGAGGAACGCTCTATACACCTTATATTGCAAAGGAATGGATCGATCCTGTTACGAAGAAAACGGTCAAAAAACAATCACCAATCGCAAAGAAACAAGTCATTTCTGAGGAAACATCCAAACAAATCCGCTATGCTCTAGAAAGCGTCGTCGCAGAAGGAACCGGCCGCAATGCATTTGTAGAAGGATATCGTGTCGGAGGAAAAACGGGAACTGCACAAAAGGTTAAAGATGGAAAATATCTTGAAAACAACCATATTGTATCATTTATCGGTTTCGCGCCAGCAGATGATCCGAGTCTAGTCGTCTACGTTGCGGTGGATAACCCGAAAGGCACGATTCAGTTTGGCGGAACGGTGGCAGCGCCTATTGTCGGAAATATTATGAGAGACAGTCTGCCGGAACTTGGTGTGAAGCCCCGGAAAAATCAAATCGAGAAAAAATACCAATGGAACGACACAAAAACAATAGAAGTTCCGAATGTTGTAGGGATGTCTGTCTCAGATCTTGAGTCACTATTGGTGAATCTCAATGTGGATGCTTCCGGGAAAGGGAGCAAAATCGTTAAACAATCGCCAGCTGCCGGAACGAAAGTAAAAGAAGGCTCAAAGATACGCGTGTATTTGACTGAAGAAGATGAAAAGGAGGCAGCCGATTGA